A window from Agrobacterium tumefaciens encodes these proteins:
- a CDS encoding phage virion morphogenesis protein encodes MAGISYKTTINDADVREKLAELVERMANREGFHKNVGEHLLNSTDERFDSETAPDGSRWKTLSLVTRDLRMRKYGNAPITILRASGALRGSINMVASQNDVRIGSALVYAAIHQLGGEAGRNRKVTIPARPYLGLSSEDETEIFAIAEDWLEVE; translated from the coding sequence ATGGCAGGCATCAGCTACAAAACCACGATCAACGACGCGGATGTGCGCGAGAAGCTGGCGGAGCTGGTTGAGCGCATGGCGAACCGCGAAGGGTTTCACAAGAATGTCGGTGAGCATCTGCTGAATTCGACAGACGAACGCTTCGATAGCGAAACCGCACCGGACGGTTCGCGCTGGAAAACGTTGTCTTTGGTGACGCGAGATCTGCGCATGAGAAAATACGGCAACGCGCCGATCACGATCCTGCGGGCGTCAGGAGCCTTGCGTGGCTCGATCAACATGGTCGCCAGCCAGAACGATGTCCGTATCGGTTCGGCGCTGGTCTACGCCGCCATTCACCAGCTCGGCGGCGAGGCGGGCCGGAATCGGAAAGTCACCATCCCGGCGCGACCCTATCTCGGTCTTTCGTCCGAAGACGAGACAGAGATTTTTGCCATTGCGGAAGACTGGTTGGAGGTCGAATAA
- a CDS encoding phage major tail tube protein has translation MARKIGQITQSDCYINEVDVCGRVAELDMGEIAHAEIEHQTLGMIGVLKLPGRPVQAIDGKITFEWLDEEVSRNILNPTKVNKLQLHSYVDVFDGEGLNSNQSHTLITHIGFQMMKTGGRTAKLGENLGQEHDISISSFKQSVYGGETPIIEFDAWSNIYRINGADVWPR, from the coding sequence ATGGCACGTAAAATCGGTCAGATCACGCAGTCCGACTGCTACATCAACGAGGTGGATGTTTGCGGTCGCGTGGCGGAGCTGGACATGGGCGAAATCGCCCATGCCGAGATCGAACACCAGACGCTCGGCATGATCGGCGTCCTCAAGCTGCCCGGTCGCCCGGTGCAGGCGATTGACGGCAAGATCACCTTCGAATGGCTGGATGAGGAAGTGTCCCGCAACATCCTAAATCCGACCAAGGTGAACAAGCTCCAGCTTCATTCCTATGTCGATGTATTCGATGGCGAAGGACTGAACAGCAACCAGTCCCATACCCTGATCACCCATATCGGCTTCCAGATGATGAAGACGGGCGGCCGCACCGCCAAGCTCGGGGAAAATCTCGGGCAGGAGCACGATATTTCCATCAGCTCCTTCAAACAGTCCGTCTATGGCGGCGAAACCCCGATTATCGAATTTGATGCGTGGAGCAATATCTACCGCATCAATGGCGCAGACGTCTGGCCGCGCTGA
- a CDS encoding phage protein Gp36 family protein produces MPRFLTVDEFTTMFGLAEVSQIAGIGNLNDMTGRTLDVAKIETAITFAEDILVGYSRARYAVIETLTPETTPQLVKGLIGDVARYRLRDKSGGQGQVETTVRERHDAAMSNIKAVATGKFELPIAGEPINGEAGSTRADAIIPPSRVAGILFGWNS; encoded by the coding sequence ATGCCACGTTTTCTAACGGTTGACGAATTTACGACGATGTTCGGCCTTGCCGAAGTCTCGCAGATCGCGGGCATCGGCAATCTGAACGACATGACCGGTCGCACGCTCGACGTGGCGAAGATCGAAACCGCCATCACCTTTGCCGAAGATATTCTTGTCGGTTATTCCCGCGCCCGTTACGCCGTCATCGAAACGCTCACCCCCGAAACCACGCCGCAGCTCGTCAAGGGACTGATCGGTGACGTTGCCCGTTACCGGCTGCGCGACAAGTCGGGCGGACAGGGACAGGTCGAGACCACAGTACGCGAGCGCCATGACGCCGCTATGTCGAACATCAAGGCCGTGGCCACCGGAAAATTCGAGCTTCCGATTGCTGGCGAGCCGATCAATGGCGAGGCCGGATCGACCCGCGCCGACGCCATTATACCGCCCTCCCGCGTGGCCGGTATTTTGTTTGGGTGGAATTCATGA
- a CDS encoding phage tail sheath family protein, producing the protein MAATFHHGPEVIEHKDGVTVVRDVKSAVTYVNGTAPIQDVHATALAREDYINKRVIIRSRAEGAAAFGVHKAGYTIPAALDAIFDQGDGGTIIVNNVFDPDVHKEGANPDPSKVTTVDINGTISPAGLASGFSGAYECYNNFGYFPKLIIAPGYSPAATVRAEMDVVASRLHALAIADLPLGLTKQQAVAARGATGTANTSSARTVLTYPHVVIEDTTGAAETRLDPLSSRLAGVIIATDLNEGWQNSPSNREIKGVVDLEVPINFYPSDYQNDTNFLNEAGIVTAMRSFATGIRVFGNRSTAFPTSSHVENFIHARRILDMIHEAIIFYTMNYVDRLGSPMTVEAAEEGVNAYLRSKTDIAIYGGTFRFDRQKNTAEQIADGKFFYRLECHPISVMERITIDSYVDTKFISNALSLAA; encoded by the coding sequence ATGGCGGCAACTTTCCATCACGGCCCCGAGGTCATCGAACATAAGGACGGCGTAACAGTCGTTCGCGACGTGAAATCCGCCGTCACCTACGTCAACGGCACGGCCCCCATTCAGGACGTGCACGCCACGGCTCTGGCGCGGGAAGACTACATCAACAAGCGCGTTATCATCCGCTCGCGGGCGGAAGGTGCGGCGGCGTTCGGCGTACACAAGGCCGGTTACACGATCCCGGCCGCGCTCGATGCGATCTTCGATCAGGGCGACGGCGGCACGATCATCGTCAACAACGTCTTCGATCCGGATGTTCACAAGGAGGGCGCGAACCCCGATCCCTCCAAGGTGACGACCGTTGACATCAACGGCACGATTTCGCCTGCCGGTCTCGCTTCCGGTTTTTCTGGCGCCTACGAGTGCTACAACAATTTCGGCTATTTCCCGAAACTCATCATCGCGCCGGGTTATTCGCCTGCAGCGACGGTTCGCGCCGAAATGGACGTGGTGGCCAGTCGCCTGCATGCCTTGGCGATTGCCGACCTTCCGCTTGGCCTGACGAAGCAGCAGGCCGTCGCGGCTCGCGGCGCGACCGGCACGGCGAACACTTCCAGCGCCCGAACGGTACTGACCTATCCGCATGTCGTCATCGAAGACACGACAGGGGCTGCGGAAACCCGGCTTGATCCGCTGTCATCGCGGCTGGCTGGCGTCATCATTGCCACCGATCTCAACGAAGGCTGGCAGAATTCGCCGTCCAACCGAGAAATCAAGGGCGTTGTCGATCTGGAAGTGCCGATCAACTTTTATCCGTCCGACTACCAGAACGATACCAACTTCCTGAACGAAGCCGGTATCGTCACCGCCATGCGATCCTTCGCAACCGGCATCCGGGTGTTCGGCAACCGCTCGACGGCGTTCCCGACCTCGTCCCATGTCGAGAACTTCATTCATGCCCGCCGCATCCTCGACATGATCCACGAGGCGATCATCTTCTACACGATGAATTACGTGGATCGTCTCGGTTCGCCCATGACCGTCGAAGCGGCAGAAGAAGGCGTGAACGCCTATCTGCGCTCGAAAACCGATATCGCCATCTACGGCGGCACCTTCCGCTTCGACCGGCAGAAAAACACTGCTGAGCAGATCGCGGACGGGAAGTTCTTTTACCGGCTCGAATGCCACCCGATTTCGGTCATGGAGCGCATCACCATCGACTCCTATGTCGATACGAAATTCATCTCCAACGCGCTTTCGCTCGCGGCCTGA
- a CDS encoding major capsid protein: protein MTTLNQRSAAVVDPILSTHARGYRNSTFIASALLPRVSIPNRSMLTIKFGKEAFRKLNTRRAPGSATKRVQYGYAADPVSLVQDSLEGIVPTEHQQEAEKVPGINLGAGAINMVLDVLDLNLEIDSANIVRNAANYDANHKMALVGADRWTDPNSDPKADFDDAKEMIRRSIGRYPNTLALGPSAANALKKHPKIKEQFKYTSKDSISDDMLAAYFEVKKVVVGAAVYLPETATDADLANDVWGNDAILAFVPETGDNFQVPSFAYTYELQGYPQVEQPYYERSIKSWVYPTTVERRPILTGAEGGFLFQNAGAAAA from the coding sequence ATGACCACACTCAACCAGCGCTCTGCCGCAGTTGTCGATCCGATCCTTTCGACGCATGCACGCGGCTATCGCAACTCAACCTTCATCGCTTCGGCGCTTCTGCCGCGTGTTTCGATCCCGAATCGCTCGATGCTGACAATCAAATTCGGCAAGGAAGCATTTCGCAAGCTCAACACCCGCCGTGCGCCCGGTTCGGCTACCAAACGCGTTCAGTATGGTTATGCGGCTGATCCTGTTTCGCTTGTCCAGGACAGTCTGGAAGGCATCGTGCCAACAGAACACCAGCAGGAAGCCGAAAAGGTTCCGGGCATCAATCTCGGCGCTGGCGCCATCAACATGGTGTTGGATGTGCTTGATCTCAATCTTGAGATCGACAGCGCCAACATCGTTCGCAATGCGGCGAACTACGACGCCAACCATAAGATGGCGCTGGTCGGTGCTGATCGCTGGACCGACCCGAACTCCGATCCGAAAGCCGACTTCGACGATGCGAAGGAAATGATCCGCCGAAGCATCGGGCGTTATCCGAACACGCTGGCGCTTGGGCCAAGTGCGGCCAACGCCTTGAAAAAACACCCGAAGATCAAGGAGCAGTTCAAGTACACGTCGAAGGACAGTATCTCCGACGACATGCTTGCGGCCTATTTCGAGGTGAAGAAGGTGGTTGTCGGTGCTGCTGTCTATCTGCCGGAAACGGCGACGGACGCCGATCTGGCGAATGATGTCTGGGGCAACGACGCGATCCTCGCATTTGTGCCGGAGACCGGGGACAATTTTCAGGTTCCGTCCTTCGCCTACACCTACGAACTTCAGGGCTATCCTCAGGTCGAACAGCCCTACTATGAGCGTTCGATCAAGTCGTGGGTCTATCCGACCACGGTTGAGCGCCGGCCGATCCTCACGGGTGCCGAAGGCGGTTTCCTCTTCCAGAACGCTGGCGCGGCTGCGGCCTGA
- a CDS encoding capsid cement protein: MQYFQSVFSDTLTATTAFDAYDLVDFNDAKITVDDGPVKAVALNPATPGLDVAGMMIGRTRLRARGAIAKGDKLISAAAGGVKTAAGNSVNVFARALTAAADGEFVAVFVFVK; the protein is encoded by the coding sequence ATGCAGTATTTCCAGTCCGTCTTCAGCGACACGCTGACCGCCACCACAGCCTTTGATGCCTATGATCTTGTCGATTTCAACGACGCCAAGATCACGGTGGATGATGGCCCGGTGAAGGCCGTGGCGCTGAACCCCGCCACACCCGGCCTTGATGTCGCGGGCATGATGATTGGCCGCACGCGCCTGCGCGCCCGTGGTGCCATCGCCAAGGGCGACAAGCTCATTTCCGCAGCGGCCGGGGGCGTCAAGACCGCCGCTGGCAATTCCGTCAACGTCTTCGCCCGTGCGCTCACCGCTGCGGCCGATGGCGAATTCGTCGCCGTTTTCGTCTTCGTCAAGTAA
- a CDS encoding Gp37 family protein: MSEVLRTARPPLIIEQVEDALLPHLKENVSGQCKVENFPNDPKLYDFSNLPAALLIHYAGSRYAAPKGPANTAQARAMEWSLVLLVRSLRGEGGAYTHLEDIRLAVQGRSFAGAGPVVMTRDQLIEEVDGVWRWELRISLPVPAVARHHLQPPIRPATATP, translated from the coding sequence ATGAGCGAGGTTCTGCGCACCGCCCGCCCGCCGCTCATCATCGAACAGGTCGAAGATGCGCTTCTGCCGCACCTGAAGGAAAACGTCTCTGGCCAATGCAAGGTTGAGAATTTCCCGAACGATCCAAAGCTCTACGATTTTTCGAACCTGCCCGCAGCGTTGCTTATCCACTACGCCGGTTCCCGCTATGCGGCCCCGAAAGGCCCTGCCAACACCGCACAAGCCCGCGCCATGGAATGGTCGCTCGTGCTGCTGGTCCGGTCGCTGCGCGGTGAAGGCGGCGCTTACACCCATCTTGAGGATATCCGCCTTGCCGTGCAGGGCCGATCCTTTGCTGGTGCTGGCCCAGTCGTCATGACCCGCGACCAACTCATTGAAGAGGTAGACGGCGTTTGGCGCTGGGAACTCCGCATTTCCTTGCCGGTCCCGGCCGTCGCCCGCCACCATCTCCAACCGCCGATCCGGCCCGCAACCGCAACCCCCTGA